One part of the [Synechococcus] sp. NIES-970 genome encodes these proteins:
- the pcnB gene encoding tRNA nucleotidyltransferase/poly(A) polymerase: MILASPKERLAEFLQSLPFSVAELPDEACLVGGAVRDALLQRQSDYIDFDFVLPEKAVETARDIAKKYHAGFVVLDEARQIARVVFRQGTLDFALQEGGSLERDLRRRDYCANAIAYHIRSNSLVDPLNGLADLENRVLRMVTPENLADDPLRLLRAYRQAAQLGFRLDGATRHQIQRLAPLIKNIAAERVQHELNYLLRHRDGDRWLALAFQDGLFSHWLPGADQISLERAQGLTNICATFAQVYPQFTKESDWLALAKLACLVGTDPEKAHQAIACLKYSRHELRTIGLVLEMLPQLLRAADQPLNLREQYFFFQSTKDTFPTLALVAQGFGLPSGTIEPLLKRYFTPQDPVAHPVPLLSGKDLIRELHLSPSPQIGQLLTEIQIAHIEGKVRNKAEAIAWGRDYLC; this comes from the coding sequence ATGATTTTGGCATCCCCTAAGGAGCGTCTGGCTGAGTTTCTGCAATCATTGCCATTTTCTGTGGCGGAGTTGCCAGACGAGGCTTGTTTGGTGGGGGGCGCGGTGCGGGATGCACTTTTGCAGCGACAAAGTGATTATATTGATTTCGATTTTGTGCTACCAGAAAAGGCAGTGGAAACAGCCCGGGACATTGCCAAAAAATATCACGCGGGCTTCGTGGTACTCGATGAAGCCCGTCAGATTGCGCGGGTGGTGTTTCGCCAGGGAACGTTAGATTTTGCCCTCCAGGAGGGGGGGAGTTTAGAGCGGGATTTACGGCGACGGGATTATTGCGCCAATGCGATCGCCTACCATATCCGCTCAAATTCCTTGGTAGACCCCCTCAACGGGCTGGCAGATTTAGAAAATCGAGTGTTGCGGATGGTGACCCCCGAAAATCTGGCCGATGATCCCTTGCGTTTGTTGCGGGCTTATCGCCAGGCGGCCCAATTGGGTTTTCGGCTCGATGGGGCCACAAGGCACCAAATTCAACGGTTAGCGCCATTAATTAAAAATATTGCCGCTGAACGCGTCCAGCATGAATTGAACTATCTGCTACGCCACCGGGATGGCGATCGCTGGCTGGCCCTTGCCTTTCAGGATGGCCTTTTTTCCCATTGGCTCCCCGGCGCGGATCAGATCAGCTTAGAGCGGGCCCAGGGATTAACGAACATTTGCGCCACCTTTGCCCAGGTCTATCCCCAATTTACCAAGGAATCGGATTGGCTGGCCCTCGCAAAACTAGCTTGTTTGGTGGGAACCGACCCAGAAAAGGCACACCAGGCGATCGCCTGTCTTAAATACTCCCGCCATGAATTACGCACCATCGGTTTAGTGCTGGAAATGTTGCCCCAGTTACTCCGCGCTGCGGATCAGCCCCTCAACCTGCGGGAGCAATATTTTTTCTTCCAGAGCACGAAGGACACCTTCCCGACTTTGGCTTTGGTCGCCCAAGGGTTTGGTTTGCCCTCGGGTACAATTGAACCATTACTAAAGCGTTATTTTACTCCCCAAGATCCCGTGGCCCATCCTGTCCCTTTACTATCGGGCAAAGATTTAATCCGCGAACTGCATCTTTCTCCCAGTCCCCAGATTGGGCAGTTACTCACGGAAATTCAAATTGCTCACATCGAGGGAAAAGTGCGTAATAAAGCTGAGGCGATCGCCTGGGGCCGAGATTATCTCTGCTAA
- the cysC gene encoding adenylylsulfate kinase, whose amino-acid sequence MEHRGVTVWFTGLSGAGKTTISHALAERLKEAGCKLEILDGDIVRTNLTKGLGFSKEDRDENIRRIGFVSHLLTRNGVIVFVSAISPYRAIREEVRHRIGDFVEIFVNAPLEECERRDVKGLYQRARAGEIKGFTGIDDPYEAPLNPEVECRTDLEELDESIEKVMAKLTELGYITP is encoded by the coding sequence ATGGAGCATCGTGGTGTCACAGTTTGGTTTACCGGCCTCAGCGGGGCAGGAAAAACAACCATTAGCCATGCCCTGGCTGAACGCTTAAAAGAAGCTGGGTGCAAACTAGAGATTCTTGATGGGGATATTGTCCGGACAAATCTAACTAAGGGTCTTGGCTTTAGTAAAGAAGATCGTGATGAAAATATTCGTCGGATCGGTTTTGTCTCCCATCTGCTGACCCGTAATGGCGTGATTGTCTTTGTTTCGGCTATTTCCCCCTACCGGGCAATCCGCGAAGAAGTGCGCCACCGTATTGGGGATTTTGTAGAAATTTTTGTAAATGCCCCCCTCGAAGAATGTGAGCGACGGGATGTAAAAGGGCTTTATCAACGGGCCAGAGCGGGTGAGATCAAGGGCTTTACAGGCATCGATGATCCCTATGAAGCGCCCCTCAACCCAGAAGTAGAATGTCGCACTGACCTTGAAGAGCTCGACGAAAGCATCGAGAAAGTAATGGCCAAGCTCACCGAATTGGGCTACATCACCCCTTAA
- a CDS encoding hypothetical protein (conserved hypothetical protein): protein MNELRATSLDSLEPDSWSAEAAANRLMDDVFADIDQLLGDRPPAQGASFGRSPGAESPPLQSVLVAQGDLISPPYEPPFPPEAMEAELITKRGWSYYTERLLLICACASVLGGVLWLVANDQFKKPQFLNGPVTPANDAAAPDDSVATSDFANYIQRALDNIDRRANGTEDATTTGAGNQDPQVIERIYIPIYSPNMAADNGAATSQGPVILPPPPNPAPMLVPPPPPISMAPTAIVPPPAPRPATPTLDNGSIPTPTSVAAAPTTMYALVGILEAGDRSEALFRINGTTQRFGLGEELGRGSWKLIAAQNNQVILERAGQTRTVYVGQEFPSN, encoded by the coding sequence ATGAACGAACTGCGCGCAACTTCCTTGGATTCCCTCGAACCTGATTCTTGGTCTGCTGAAGCGGCCGCCAATCGTCTCATGGATGATGTATTTGCGGATATTGATCAACTGCTGGGCGATCGCCCCCCCGCCCAAGGTGCATCTTTTGGGCGATCGCCTGGGGCAGAATCTCCCCCACTACAATCTGTCCTCGTGGCCCAAGGGGACCTGATCAGCCCCCCCTACGAGCCCCCATTCCCTCCCGAAGCGATGGAAGCGGAACTGATCACAAAACGGGGTTGGAGTTATTACACAGAGCGATTATTGTTAATCTGTGCCTGCGCCTCTGTGCTGGGCGGCGTTTTGTGGTTAGTTGCCAATGATCAATTCAAAAAGCCTCAATTTCTCAATGGCCCCGTCACACCAGCCAATGACGCTGCCGCCCCAGATGACAGTGTAGCCACCTCTGATTTTGCAAACTATATCCAGCGGGCCTTAGACAATATCGATCGCCGGGCTAATGGCACAGAGGATGCCACTACAACTGGCGCTGGGAACCAAGATCCTCAAGTGATTGAGCGCATTTACATCCCTATCTATTCGCCCAATATGGCAGCTGATAATGGGGCGGCGACGTCCCAAGGGCCAGTGATCTTACCACCACCGCCTAACCCGGCTCCCATGCTTGTGCCGCCCCCACCGCCCATAAGTATGGCTCCCACTGCGATTGTCCCTCCCCCCGCCCCTCGTCCAGCAACACCGACTTTGGATAATGGCAGTATCCCGACCCCGACCTCTGTTGCTGCTGCTCCTACAACGATGTATGCCCTGGTGGGAATTTTGGAAGCAGGCGATCGCTCGGAAGCCCTGTTTCGGATCAATGGCACAACCCAACGGTTCGGCCTTGGGGAAGAGTTGGGTCGTGGGAGCTGGAAGTTAATCGCTGCCCAAAATAATCAGGTGATTCTTGAACGAGCTGGTCAAACACGTACGGTTTATGTTGGCCAAGAATTCCCCAGCAACTAA
- a CDS encoding phosphoglucomutase/phosphomannomutase: MLAFGSNQPIRFGTDGWRGIIAADFTFERVQRVAIASAQILQKNFADQAVDNTIIVGYDRRFLADEFALAAAEAIQKAGFRVLLANSFAPTPALSYAAHYQKALGAIALTASHNPAGYLGLKVKGAFGGSVSEAITAQIEALLDANETLTASNSGSLEYFDPWQDYCAGLQQLVDLEKIRQAIAQGRLQVFADVMYGTAAGGLTQLLNETVQEIHCEPDPLFGGRPPEPLEKHLSQLQRTIRAAHHKNPRAIQVGFVFDGDSDRIAAVSGDGQFLSSQKLIPILLAHLSQNRHYPGEVVKTVSGSDLIPRLSEVYGLPVFETPIGYKYIAERMQATQVLLGGEESGGIGYGHHIPERDALLAALYLLEAIATFDQDLGDLYQTLQNKANFYAAYDRIDLHLRDFSSRDRLLKILATEPPQAIANREVIHCDTKDGYKFRLADQSWLLVRFSGTEPVLRLYCEAKNLEAVQEILTWAATWAEAAN, encoded by the coding sequence GTGTTGGCGTTTGGAAGTAATCAGCCGATTCGGTTCGGTACAGATGGTTGGCGGGGTATTATCGCGGCGGACTTCACCTTTGAGCGGGTGCAACGGGTGGCGATCGCCTCGGCCCAGATTTTGCAGAAAAATTTTGCTGACCAAGCGGTAGATAACACTATTATCGTGGGCTATGACCGCCGTTTTCTCGCCGATGAATTTGCCCTAGCCGCCGCCGAGGCGATCCAGAAAGCGGGATTCCGGGTATTGTTGGCCAATAGCTTTGCGCCAACGCCAGCCCTGAGCTATGCCGCCCATTACCAGAAAGCCCTGGGGGCGATCGCCTTAACCGCTAGCCATAACCCAGCGGGTTATCTGGGCCTCAAGGTCAAGGGTGCTTTTGGGGGGTCGGTTTCGGAGGCGATCACGGCTCAGATTGAAGCCCTTTTAGACGCCAATGAAACACTAACCGCGTCAAATTCCGGCAGCTTAGAATACTTTGACCCTTGGCAAGATTATTGTGCGGGCCTGCAACAATTGGTGGATCTAGAAAAAATTCGTCAGGCGATCGCCCAGGGCAGATTGCAAGTTTTTGCCGATGTGATGTATGGCACGGCAGCGGGGGGACTCACCCAGTTACTCAATGAAACGGTCCAAGAAATTCACTGTGAGCCGGATCCCCTCTTTGGTGGTCGGCCTCCGGAACCTTTAGAAAAGCATCTATCTCAATTACAACGGACGATCCGCGCCGCCCATCACAAAAATCCAAGGGCAATCCAGGTGGGTTTTGTGTTCGATGGGGACAGCGATCGCATTGCGGCAGTATCTGGGGATGGCCAGTTCCTCAGCTCCCAGAAGCTGATCCCGATTCTTTTGGCGCACTTGTCCCAAAATCGCCATTACCCAGGGGAAGTGGTGAAAACGGTCAGCGGTTCTGATTTGATCCCCCGCTTGAGTGAAGTTTATGGTTTGCCCGTCTTTGAAACCCCTATCGGCTACAAATACATTGCCGAACGGATGCAAGCGACCCAGGTGCTCCTCGGTGGGGAAGAATCTGGGGGCATTGGCTATGGCCACCATATTCCGGAGCGGGACGCGTTGCTGGCAGCGTTGTATCTCCTGGAGGCGATCGCCACTTTCGATCAGGATTTGGGAGATCTGTATCAAACTCTCCAAAACAAGGCCAATTTTTACGCTGCCTACGACCGCATCGATCTGCATCTACGGGATTTTTCCAGCCGCGATCGCCTATTAAAGATCTTGGCGACGGAACCGCCCCAGGCGATCGCCAACCGAGAGGTCATCCACTGCGATACGAAGGACGGTTATAAGTTCCGCTTGGCAGATCAAAGTTGGCTCCTGGTTCGCTTTAGTGGCACTGAACCAGTTCTACGCCTTTATTGTGAAGCCAAAAATTTAGAGGCCGTGCAGGAAATTCTTACCTGGGCCGCAACCTGGGCCGAAGCCGCCAACTAA
- a CDS encoding hypothetical protein (conserved hypothetical protein) yields MKRCFFAILLATFSLGQTQAIALPACDAELPEITAQLLEDLPSYGNRVIQRARNLNRSEDSWSYIITASMGDLRPLPLRNRQFTAATTDTTEQIFFTTLENQYARTRRISFENYYWLFLTPTKNGWAIAQVLSSLANTDPNEPANPPRDASQGSIGQAVRLWLRDFNAQC; encoded by the coding sequence ATGAAGCGCTGTTTTTTCGCTATTTTGTTGGCTACTTTTAGCCTTGGGCAAACCCAGGCGATCGCCCTGCCTGCCTGTGATGCCGAATTGCCCGAAATTACAGCACAACTCCTCGAAGATTTACCCAGCTATGGTAACCGGGTGATCCAGCGAGCTCGCAACCTCAACCGCAGTGAAGACAGCTGGAGTTATATCATTACTGCCAGCATGGGTGACTTGCGCCCCTTACCCTTGCGTAACCGCCAATTTACCGCCGCGACCACCGACACCACTGAACAAATCTTCTTCACCACCCTCGAAAATCAGTATGCCCGTACCCGCCGGATTAGTTTTGAAAACTACTACTGGCTTTTTCTCACCCCGACAAAAAATGGTTGGGCGATCGCTCAGGTGCTTTCTAGTCTCGCCAATACCGATCCAAATGAACCGGCTAACCCCCCCCGGGACGCCTCCCAAGGTTCTATCGGTCAGGCCGTCAGACTCTGGCTCCGGGACTTTAATGCTCAGTGTTAA
- a CDS encoding hypothetical protein (conserved hypothetical protein), producing the protein MAAKKSITLFLMVFFLGYSGVKKTISIAAVYPPKTSVSYQGTQSRSSQQQSSIIESPQNNNELKQNFLRETSDYGVFPQRIFFLGYSEPHELEKKIPNHEKSEFISQVILDSVLFNDSQISPEQIKFRDGLVPDLPIQQNSEEQDTEALGQDIREAVAESENISRRKELLQRFMLRSLDISSQRYPFLIDPTDNITFEPTQFNPFNLENYGQLDIRSDESDFIIDKATYGFFPQESQFYWTLPNNRIIFETKGWVGGIQYQGQTTDIRETRDFRQEISFFGLQAVWNIPRIREDGSSTADVLPIEELRQADIAAFAAQVTSNEGLSGQVIINSGIDFNSPNVIDISEILNSPPGLGETSTNSTQGGKNLFEGLEDERTPIILQGFPTSNLSKLLDGDVDLREGAFIPRENLTNTGIVFGDLLTGESTTINLEFTSVPGVKFARPFDDFENLDLLNVLVNPDLTGKEYERRYLNSLLWNGVRRSPRLENSRIFREFTNWYQGYVSRPHKRAAITYHPEEPAATFTEIFANPGFAFAVGDWGDELDDIQSLNMTTGLLLGGVFEIIDDNGVRDSLNTAKDIFDQGGLPAGLNTKATPQELRELGLRLDKSLLYADFNTNIAQTSGRLTFNSHTTPQSSGLWQIRTGLYPRRIQVTQEQQLSSTPGQPFFSEVDISQFGKLTFISIPSPEDRLFETPGEMEQTGVASSIISDTPRTTFGTQIILTTPSGQQFVQSLTTDSTQFSSLPSAIKTSDIAFDRINIAQIDRIESLTSIYEGTTYVPTIELAYAASSGLWYYNLNAGIWATFNNQTAPGIREKIIENNEPTIGGYLRGFANAIQEKPIINESSMTVGVKNYGPTLRFNTDTQRRFNVTLGYEYSEQRSRVGWTLRPTLFYSQGDRSTDENRNLQNWVGLLDGQIGWRSGLSIINRLEIGEQIFTSLVARQRLTQNISAGIYAQNFSNRISGLGQRTDESSLGLILRYDSTRNRTSFYEGRIGTSDTGLNFEFRSRFVF; encoded by the coding sequence ATGGCGGCCAAAAAGTCAATCACATTATTTTTAATGGTCTTTTTTCTGGGATATTCAGGGGTCAAAAAAACCATAAGTATAGCGGCAGTTTATCCTCCAAAGACTAGCGTTTCATATCAAGGTACTCAATCAAGATCTTCACAACAGCAATCATCAATTATTGAAAGTCCACAAAACAATAATGAACTAAAGCAAAATTTTTTACGTGAAACTTCAGACTACGGGGTATTTCCCCAGAGAATATTTTTTTTGGGGTATTCTGAACCCCATGAATTGGAGAAAAAAATACCTAATCATGAAAAATCCGAATTTATTTCCCAAGTAATCCTGGATTCAGTCTTGTTTAATGATAGTCAAATAAGTCCAGAGCAAATAAAATTTAGGGATGGGCTTGTTCCTGATCTGCCAATTCAACAAAATTCGGAAGAACAAGATACAGAAGCCCTAGGGCAAGATATTCGAGAAGCAGTTGCAGAATCTGAAAATATTAGTCGAAGAAAAGAACTATTGCAACGATTTATGTTGCGTTCTCTAGATATTAGCTCTCAAAGATATCCATTTTTAATTGACCCTACCGATAATATCACCTTCGAACCCACTCAATTTAATCCTTTTAATTTAGAGAACTATGGACAGCTTGATATTCGGAGCGATGAAAGTGACTTTATTATAGATAAAGCCACCTATGGCTTCTTTCCACAAGAAAGTCAATTTTATTGGACTCTTCCTAATAATAGAATTATATTTGAAACTAAAGGTTGGGTTGGGGGAATTCAGTATCAGGGGCAGACAACTGATATTAGAGAAACCCGTGATTTTCGCCAAGAAATTTCATTTTTTGGCTTACAAGCGGTTTGGAATATCCCAAGAATTCGCGAGGATGGATCTAGCACAGCAGACGTGCTGCCAATTGAAGAATTACGTCAAGCAGATATTGCAGCATTTGCTGCTCAGGTGACATCTAATGAAGGCCTTTCGGGTCAAGTCATTATTAATAGTGGCATTGATTTCAACAGCCCTAATGTCATTGATATTAGTGAAATTCTAAATTCTCCACCAGGATTAGGAGAAACATCCACTAACTCTACACAAGGCGGAAAGAATTTATTTGAAGGCTTAGAAGATGAACGAACACCAATTATTTTACAAGGCTTTCCCACGAGTAATCTCAGTAAATTATTGGATGGAGATGTTGATTTACGAGAAGGTGCATTCATTCCCCGAGAAAATTTAACAAATACAGGGATTGTCTTTGGTGATCTGCTTACAGGAGAGAGCACTACCATTAACTTAGAATTCACTTCTGTACCAGGGGTGAAGTTTGCTCGTCCCTTCGATGACTTTGAAAATCTTGATCTGCTTAATGTTTTAGTGAATCCAGATTTAACTGGCAAAGAATATGAACGTCGCTATTTAAACTCTTTATTATGGAATGGGGTACGACGTAGTCCGCGTCTTGAAAATTCAAGAATTTTTAGGGAGTTTACAAATTGGTATCAAGGGTATGTTAGTCGTCCTCATAAGCGTGCTGCCATTACCTATCATCCAGAAGAACCTGCCGCTACCTTTACCGAAATCTTTGCTAATCCTGGTTTTGCTTTTGCGGTAGGCGATTGGGGAGATGAACTCGATGACATTCAGTCTTTAAATATGACAACTGGCCTACTTTTGGGAGGAGTTTTTGAAATAATTGATGATAATGGTGTTCGAGATTCATTAAACACAGCAAAAGATATTTTTGATCAAGGAGGGCTTCCTGCTGGTCTAAATACAAAAGCTACGCCTCAAGAATTACGAGAACTTGGTTTACGCTTGGATAAAAGTCTTTTGTATGCTGATTTTAATACAAATATCGCACAAACATCAGGACGATTAACCTTCAATAGCCACACAACACCCCAGAGCTCTGGGTTATGGCAGATCCGCACTGGCCTTTATCCGCGACGAATACAAGTTACGCAAGAGCAGCAATTAAGCTCAACGCCAGGACAACCTTTTTTTTCCGAAGTTGATATCTCGCAATTTGGAAAACTCACTTTTATTAGTATTCCCTCACCAGAAGATCGCTTGTTTGAAACACCAGGAGAAATGGAGCAAACAGGAGTAGCTTCTAGCATTATTTCTGATACGCCGCGCACAACATTTGGGACTCAGATTATCTTAACAACACCCAGTGGGCAACAATTTGTACAAAGCTTGACGACAGACTCCACTCAATTTAGTAGTTTGCCAAGCGCAATTAAAACGTCTGACATCGCTTTTGATCGGATTAATATTGCTCAAATAGATCGAATTGAATCTCTAACCTCTATTTACGAAGGTACCACTTATGTTCCGACAATAGAGCTAGCTTATGCCGCTTCTTCTGGTCTCTGGTACTACAACTTAAATGCCGGTATTTGGGCTACATTCAATAATCAAACAGCCCCTGGTATCAGAGAAAAAATCATTGAGAATAATGAGCCGACAATTGGTGGTTATCTAAGAGGTTTTGCTAATGCGATCCAGGAAAAACCAATCATTAATGAAAGCTCTATGACAGTAGGAGTAAAAAACTATGGGCCGACGTTACGCTTTAATACAGACACCCAAAGACGCTTTAATGTAACTCTAGGTTATGAGTATAGTGAGCAACGATCTAGGGTGGGCTGGACTTTGCGGCCAACATTATTCTATTCCCAAGGCGATCGCAGCACTGACGAAAATAGGAATTTACAAAATTGGGTGGGGCTATTAGATGGGCAGATTGGTTGGCGGTCAGGTTTAAGTATTATCAATCGTTTGGAAATCGGTGAGCAGATTTTTACGAGCTTAGTGGCAAGACAAAGGCTCACTCAAAATATTTCAGCGGGTATTTATGCGCAAAATTTTAGCAATAGAATCTCCGGTCTAGGTCAGCGTACAGATGAATCCTCATTAGGGCTTATTTTACGTTACGATTCGACAAGAAATAGAACCTCATTTTATGAGGGTAGAATTGGAACAAGTGATACTGGTTTGAATTTTGAATTTCGCAGTCGATTTGTTTTTTAA